One genomic segment of Burkholderiaceae bacterium includes these proteins:
- a CDS encoding branched-chain amino acid ABC transporter permease, whose product MTPELLLIQTLNGLQFGVLLFLMAAGLTLVFGIMSFVNLAHGALYMFGAYFAAATWNATGSFALAVLAGFGGVFVLGVLVDRAGLFALYRRDHLDHVLATFGLVLFANELARMIWGASPVFMELPDSLSASVPLLGINYPVYRMLIIAVGLAVAVGLYLLIERTRIGMLIRAGASNRAMVSALGVNIGWLNTFIFALGAGLAGLAGAMVGPIMSVQPGMGDPILITTLVVIVIGGIGSIRGAFLGALVVGVVDTVGRTLVPALLRGVLDPEAANTLGPALSSLAVYVLMAVVLALKPDGLFPVKNR is encoded by the coding sequence ATGACGCCTGAACTGCTTCTGATCCAGACGCTCAACGGCCTGCAGTTCGGCGTGCTGCTGTTCCTGATGGCCGCGGGCCTGACGCTGGTGTTCGGCATCATGAGCTTCGTCAACCTGGCGCACGGCGCGCTGTACATGTTCGGCGCCTATTTCGCCGCCGCTACCTGGAACGCCACGGGCTCGTTCGCGCTGGCGGTGCTGGCCGGCTTTGGCGGGGTGTTCGTGCTGGGGGTGCTGGTCGACCGCGCCGGGCTGTTCGCGCTGTACCGGCGCGACCACCTGGACCACGTGCTGGCCACCTTCGGCCTGGTGCTGTTCGCCAACGAGCTGGCGCGCATGATCTGGGGCGCCTCGCCGGTGTTCATGGAGCTGCCCGACTCGCTCTCGGCCTCGGTGCCGCTGCTGGGCATCAACTACCCGGTGTACCGCATGCTGATCATCGCCGTCGGGCTGGCGGTGGCCGTGGGCCTGTACCTGCTGATCGAGCGCACGCGCATCGGCATGCTGATCCGCGCCGGCGCCAGCAACCGCGCCATGGTGTCTGCGCTGGGGGTCAACATCGGCTGGCTCAACACCTTCATCTTCGCGCTGGGCGCGGGCCTGGCCGGCCTGGCCGGCGCCATGGTCGGCCCCATCATGTCGGTGCAGCCGGGCATGGGCGACCCGATCCTGATCACCACGCTGGTGGTCATCGTGATCGGCGGCATCGGCTCCATCCGCGGGGCCTTCCTGGGCGCGCTGGTGGTGGGCGTGGTCGACACCGTGGGGCGCACCCTGGTGCCTGCCCTGCTGCGCGGCGTGCTGGACCCCGAGGCTGCCAACACGCTGGGGCCTGCCCTGTCGTCGCTGGCGGTCTACGTCCTGATGGCGGTGGTGCTGGCGCTCAAGCCCGATGGCCTGTTTCCGGTCAAGAACCGCTGA
- a CDS encoding branched-chain amino acid ABC transporter permease: MSSLPSTSAAVSPAPAPALLGWPKARWRTVFTALLAAFFVLVPVYGLVSGDSYVLILVGRILVFALAAVGLNLALGYGGMVSFGHAMYMGIGAYVVAIASHHGLDNGLAHLLLVLLVTTVVAVPVGLIALRTQGIAFIMITLAFAQMLFFVTVGLKQYGGDEGLSIARLSSFGALTGSKTALYLSVLAALAVALLLLRRVVASRFGLVLRATMINERRVNAVGTPPLGYRLVGYVVSALLCALAGFFLANLTSFASPAYMAWTVSGELIVMVLLGGMGTLMGPVVGALVFLLLEEGLKGLTDHWLVIMAIRISVLKEASGD; the protein is encoded by the coding sequence ATGTCGTCATTGCCTTCAACTTCCGCCGCGGTATCGCCCGCGCCCGCGCCCGCGCTGCTGGGCTGGCCCAAGGCGCGCTGGCGCACGGTGTTCACGGCCTTGCTGGCGGCCTTTTTCGTGCTGGTTCCGGTGTATGGCCTCGTAAGCGGCGACAGCTACGTGCTGATCCTGGTCGGGCGCATCCTGGTGTTCGCGCTGGCCGCCGTGGGGCTGAACCTGGCCCTGGGCTACGGGGGCATGGTGAGCTTCGGGCATGCGATGTACATGGGCATCGGCGCCTACGTGGTGGCGATCGCCTCGCACCACGGCCTGGACAACGGGCTGGCGCACCTGCTGCTGGTGCTGCTGGTCACGACGGTGGTCGCCGTGCCGGTGGGGCTGATCGCGCTGCGCACCCAGGGCATTGCCTTCATCATGATCACGCTGGCGTTCGCGCAGATGCTGTTCTTCGTCACCGTGGGCCTGAAGCAATACGGCGGCGACGAGGGTCTGAGCATTGCGCGGCTGTCCAGCTTCGGCGCGCTGACGGGCAGCAAGACGGCGCTGTACCTGTCGGTGCTGGCGGCGCTGGCCGTGGCGCTGCTGCTGCTGCGCCGCGTGGTGGCCTCGCGCTTCGGGCTGGTGCTGCGCGCCACCATGATCAACGAAAGGCGGGTCAACGCCGTCGGTACGCCGCCGCTGGGCTACCGGCTGGTGGGCTACGTGGTGTCGGCGCTGCTGTGCGCGCTGGCGGGCTTCTTCCTGGCCAACCTCACCTCGTTTGCCTCGCCCGCCTACATGGCCTGGACGGTGTCGGGCGAGCTGATCGTGATGGTGCTGCTGGGCGGCATGGGCACGCTGATGGGCCCGGTGGTCGGCGCGCTGGTGTTCCTGCTGCTGGAGGAAGGGCTCAAGGGCCTGACCGACCACTGGCTGGTCATCATGGCTATCCGGATTTCTGTGTTGAAGGAGGCTTCCGGTGATTGA
- a CDS encoding ISL3 family transposase yields MTDILDLKGWTVLGRTEEDGADVLEAEYPLPMPTACPKCGTLDCIYRHGTKATTYVDIPMRGKPAKLRAKVQRYRCTSCKETFLQPLGGILEGRRMTERCATYIKAHSLRDTFTRIAENVGCDDKTVRTLGAEYMAELEASHRPEMPDWLGIDETQIDGKMRCVLTDIGERRILDMLPDRDKATLAGWLHRFKDRHWVKGVAIDMWRPYRDVSHQMFPGRPVVIDKFHVVRMANYCMERVRIRLQKQRKAGERRLWLQSKAMLNMRYAKLAEKGRFNLDMWLANEPELAAAYGLKEAFYNIYDLPKAQAVAAFDAFPGTIPASLKADFKTLTTAMKNWRTEILAYFDHPITNAYTEALNGVAKTINRQGRGYTFEVLRARLLYGKGPLEPWRLATVYPANPTQLQLLKREQGNRCQSCGCELGRTKDDKANVVVLVRGNTRRQQLICGLCNVGFHTEALNHRKPPSTQKSG; encoded by the coding sequence ATGACGGACATCCTCGACCTGAAGGGCTGGACGGTGCTGGGTCGCACCGAGGAGGACGGGGCGGACGTGCTGGAGGCGGAGTACCCGCTGCCCATGCCTACCGCCTGCCCAAAGTGCGGCACCCTCGACTGCATCTACCGGCACGGCACCAAAGCTACTACTTACGTCGACATTCCGATGCGCGGGAAGCCGGCCAAGCTGCGGGCGAAGGTCCAGCGATACCGGTGCACCTCCTGCAAGGAGACCTTCCTGCAGCCGCTGGGCGGCATCTTGGAGGGCCGGCGCATGACGGAGCGCTGCGCCACCTACATCAAGGCCCACAGCCTGCGGGACACCTTCACCCGCATCGCGGAGAACGTGGGGTGCGACGACAAGACGGTCCGGACGCTGGGGGCGGAGTACATGGCCGAACTGGAGGCCAGCCACCGGCCGGAGATGCCAGACTGGCTGGGCATCGACGAGACCCAAATCGACGGGAAGATGCGCTGCGTCCTGACGGACATCGGGGAGCGCCGCATCCTCGACATGCTGCCGGACCGGGACAAGGCGACCTTGGCGGGGTGGCTGCACCGGTTCAAGGACCGGCACTGGGTCAAGGGCGTGGCCATCGACATGTGGCGGCCGTACCGGGACGTGTCGCACCAGATGTTCCCTGGCCGACCGGTGGTCATCGACAAGTTCCACGTCGTCCGCATGGCGAACTACTGCATGGAGCGGGTCCGCATCCGGCTCCAGAAGCAGCGCAAGGCTGGCGAGCGGCGCCTGTGGCTCCAGTCCAAGGCGATGCTGAACATGCGGTACGCCAAGCTGGCCGAGAAGGGCCGGTTCAATCTGGACATGTGGCTGGCCAACGAGCCCGAGCTGGCCGCCGCCTACGGGCTGAAAGAGGCGTTCTACAACATCTACGACCTGCCCAAGGCGCAGGCCGTGGCGGCCTTCGACGCCTTCCCGGGGACCATCCCAGCCAGCCTGAAGGCGGACTTCAAGACTCTCACGACCGCCATGAAGAACTGGCGGACGGAGATTCTGGCGTACTTCGACCACCCCATCACCAACGCCTACACCGAGGCGCTGAACGGGGTCGCCAAGACCATCAACCGGCAGGGCCGGGGGTACACCTTCGAGGTGCTGCGCGCCCGTCTCCTGTACGGCAAGGGGCCGCTGGAGCCGTGGCGGCTGGCGACCGTCTACCCTGCCAACCCCACCCAGTTGCAGCTCCTGAAGCGGGAACAGGGCAACCGGTGCCAGAGCTGCGGCTGCGAGCTGGGACGGACCAAGGACGACAAGGCGAACGTGGTCGTTCTGGTGCGCGGCAACACCCGCCGGCAGCAGCTCATTTGCGGGCTGTGCAACGTCGGTTTCCACACGGAGGCACTCAATCACCGGAAGCCTCCTTCAACACAGAAATCCGGATAG